TCGAAGAAAACTTTCTTACAGAAAGTTGGTGTTACCCGAAACTTCAGAGCAGAAATCACTGAAATCATATGTCAAATATGCTAGCAAGATTATAGTGGCTGAAACTTTATGTCAAAATAAAATACTAAGACAAAAGTGGAGGTAATAAACCTTTACAAAAGTTAAACATAATCTTTATATAACCCTAGTAGAAACATTTCATCTAAATCCTGTACACTACTTTTCTTAGATGTCTAATAAATACAGTGATGGGAACCATTACCAAAGTAATGATATTATGAATATCATGTTAGCTTGGTTCTAAAGCTACTATAATACACTATAAAACTTCTTCCATATAGCGCTACTCTGGACAACAAATTACTCCAATATCATCTAAACAAAATAAAATTAGGGAGGATATTTTAATTAAAAGTGTTTTACTTTAAAAAAATAAATGACAATTAAGGATGAATTGATTGTGACTATTTACGTGTTAAAATTTTAAACAATGACTTAGTATTCTTTTAGTTTAAGCTAAGCCCTAAAGTTCATTATGACATCCAAAAAAATCCCCATCTCTCTCTGCTTACCTCCCGGTCAGTTTGGTCTTCCTATTATTGGAGAAACAATTAGCTTTTTGAAAGATCCTAATTTTGTCAATAAAAGACAACAAAAATATGGAGAAATATTTAAAACCCATGTCCTTGGACGTCCTATGATCATTATGATAGGTGCAGATGCAAACCGTTTTTTATTTACTAATGAAAATGAGTATTTTATTCCTAATTGGCCACCTAGTACCCAAGCCTTAATAGGGCAGCATTCATTATCAATGCAATTCGGTGACATTCATAAGTCACGTCGTAAAATTTTATCTCAAGTCTTTCAGTCTAGAGCTTTAGTGAATTATACGACTGTTATGCAAGATATTACTCATTATTATTTGCAAAAATGGGAACAAATGGAAACCTTTACTTGGTATCCTGAATTACGAAAATATACATTTGATATTGCTTGTAAATTATTAGTGGGAAAAGAGCAAGCTGCCGATACTCCTTTAAGAAAACTATATGATGATTGGTGTGATGGGCTATTTACAATTCCTCTGCGGTTACCTGGAACGAAATTTAATCGTGCTCTTAAAAGCCGCCAGTTATTACTAAAAGAAACAGAAAAGCTAATTCGCCAACGTCAACAACAATCCAAATCTGGGGAAGATGCGTTAGGATTACTAATACAAGCACAAGATGAAGAGGGAAATAAACTTAGCCTTGAAGAACTCAAAGATCAAATCTTACTTTTATTATTTACAGGGCATGAAACTTTAACCTCTGCAATTGCCTCTTTTTGCTTACAAGTTGCTAAACATCCTAATATTTTAGCCAAAATTAGAGCAGAGCAACAGCAGTTTACTTTCAATAAATTTATGACTTTTGATGATCTAAAATCCATGACATATTTAGAACAGGTTATGAAGGAAGTATTACGCTTTGCTCCTCCTCTTAATGCCGGATTTAGAGAAGTTACTCAAGATTGTGAATATAACGGTTATTTGATTCCTAAAGGATGGTCTATCTTATATCATATCGACAAAACCCATCAAGATGAAATTATTTATGCTCAACCGCAACAATTTGATCCTGAACGTTTTAGTGAAGAACGCAATGAAGATAAAGCAAAAGTTTTTAGTTGGGTGCCTTTTGGTGGGGGAATGCGAGAATGTATTGGCAAAGAATTTGCTAAATTAGAAATGAAAGTATTTGCATCACTTTTAGTTAGGAATTATGATTGGCATCTTCTACCTGATCAAGAATTGGAATTTGTTGTAACTCCGACTCCCCGTTTCCGTGATAGGTTAAAAGTGCAGTTAAGACGGTTATAAAATTAGGAAATTGTTGTTATACAGAATATGTGTAAAGTAGGCTATAGGGTAAAGTCTTGTAAAGAAATCGTCGGTTCACATTGAATTCTTTCTTTTCAGAACACCAGCATCATCGCCTCATCAAATGTCATCGACCAGCCAAATCAATACTCCATCTTTAACTGTTATTTGGTTGGCATAGCAGGTCACCAGCCAAGCCATTTGCTCAAAATCACAGATGGCCTCCCACAGCTGATAGTATTTAGGGTTGCCTTAAAATAACCCATATTTCACTTGTTCTCACCGGCCACATAAGCTTTTGTGCTGTTTGGGGTAACTATAACTGAGTTGCCAATCATAGTTGGCAAGGGGCCGTTTAAATTTCAGATTTGACACAATGGGTAAGCCAATCTTAGGAATTTCGGCTTTTTTGGCAATCCTCAAAACTTTTTGTCAAGGCAAAGTGTCTGGCCGGTTTAGTAATTATTTGAAATAATACAGTCTAGTCTTGTAGAAAAATCATCTTTACTGATGAACATCTGTACTTGTAGAAACAGGAGAGTCAAATTTTTTATCCTGACTTGTCTATGAATTTGTCATAACCCCACCAATAAATAAAGTGCTAGTAATAGACGG
This portion of the Leptolyngbyaceae cyanobacterium genome encodes:
- a CDS encoding cytochrome P450 encodes the protein MTSKKIPISLCLPPGQFGLPIIGETISFLKDPNFVNKRQQKYGEIFKTHVLGRPMIIMIGADANRFLFTNENEYFIPNWPPSTQALIGQHSLSMQFGDIHKSRRKILSQVFQSRALVNYTTVMQDITHYYLQKWEQMETFTWYPELRKYTFDIACKLLVGKEQAADTPLRKLYDDWCDGLFTIPLRLPGTKFNRALKSRQLLLKETEKLIRQRQQQSKSGEDALGLLIQAQDEEGNKLSLEELKDQILLLLFTGHETLTSAIASFCLQVAKHPNILAKIRAEQQQFTFNKFMTFDDLKSMTYLEQVMKEVLRFAPPLNAGFREVTQDCEYNGYLIPKGWSILYHIDKTHQDEIIYAQPQQFDPERFSEERNEDKAKVFSWVPFGGGMRECIGKEFAKLEMKVFASLLVRNYDWHLLPDQELEFVVTPTPRFRDRLKVQLRRL